One genomic segment of Parus major isolate Abel chromosome 10, Parus_major1.1, whole genome shotgun sequence includes these proteins:
- the LOC107209405 gene encoding lamin-L(III)-like isoform X1: MATALPPAPAGGSRSASRAAESPLSPARLSRLQEKEELRQLNDRLAAYIERVRALEADKSALQQRLSEHQAGSDRELGCLRLRYEAELADARRALDDIAIERATLQVELGKIGEEHRQLHVRNSKKESDLNLAQARLRDLDAQLNAKEADLATALNENRTLENELRELKDQVLSLNLSLEDTKKHLHSEMLRRVDLENHMKTLQEEMTFQKRLHEDELKETKRVHESRIAEVESGRQREFESKLSDALQGLRKQHEEQIQGYKEEMERTFNAKVENAQLDAARNSEFANAAREELMETQKRVDTLVSQVNQYQSQNVALESRIKELQNLLDYDRDLHRRRMAEKEEEMAQAQKQAQAQLEEYEHLLDVKLALDLEINAYRKMLEGEEQRLKLSPSPSSHSTATQAASQGRRFLHGKKRKIKETKKREHSAAFKTIQHVSATGNISIEEIDADGKFVRLKNHSAEDQPLHGWVLRRRIGSVADVTYKFPSRFTLQAGQEVTIWGAAAGVSPGPSDLVWKSQRSWGTGDNIGVTLITDDGEELAERKIMLVPREESEHDDDYEDITGSEAEFASQQLYNTVVCHLCKMKIPAVLSCNMDNHLKTPLSAR; encoded by the exons ATGGCCACGGCGCTGCCCCCCGCGCCGGCCGGCGGGAGCCGCTCCGCCAGCCGCGCCGCCGAGTCCCCGCTCAGCCCGGCGCGGCTGAGCCggctgcaggagaaggaggagctgcGGCAGCTCAATGACCGCCTGGCCGCCTACATCGAGCGGGTGCGGGCGCTGGAGGCCGACAAGTCGGCGCTGCAGCAGCGGCTGAGCGAGCACCAGGCGGGCAGCGACCGGGAACTGGGCTGCCTGCGGCTCCGCTACGAGGCGGAGCTGGCCGACGCCCGCCGGGCGCTGGACGACATCGCCATCGAGCGGGCCACGCTGCAGGTGGAGCTGGGCAAGATTGGCGAGGAGCACCGGCAGCTGCACGTCAG GAATTCcaaaaaagaaagtgatttaAACCTGGCCCAGGCTCGTCTGAGAGACCTCGATGCCCAGCTAAATGCAAAGGAAGCTGATTTAGCAACAGCCCTGAATGAGAACCGGACTTTGGAGAATGAGCTCCGTGAATTAAAGGATCAAGTACTCAGT CTGAATCTGTCACTGGAGGATACTAAAAAGCATCTCCACAGCGAAATGTTGAGGAGGGTGGACCTAGAAAACCATATGAAAACTTTGCAGGAAGAAATGACGTTCCAGAAGCGCCTTCATGAAGAT GAGctcaaagagacaaaaagagtCCATGAAAGCAGGATAGCAGAAGTAGAATCTGGTCGTCAAAGGGAATTTGAGAGTAAGCTCTCAGATGCTCTGCAGGGCCTCAGAAAACAACACGAAGAACAAATTCAAGGTTACAAAGAGGAGATGGAGCGAACATTCAATGCAAAG GTGGAGAATGCCCAGCTAGATGCAGCAAGAAACAGTGAGTTTGCCAATGCTGCTCGGGAGGAGCTGatggaaacacagaagagaGTTGATACTCTGGTGTCTCAAGTTAATCAATATCAAAGCCAG AATGTTGCTTTGGAGAGCAGAATAAAGGAGCTACAGAATTTGCTGGATTATGATCGTGATCTCCATCGAAGGCGTATGgctgaaaaggaggaagaaatggcACAAGCTCAGAAGCAGGCACAAGCACAGCTAGAAGAGTATGAGCATCTCTTAGATGTGAAACTGGCTCTAGACTTGGAAATAAATGCATACAGAAAGATGTTGGAAGGAGAGGAACAGAG GCTAAAGCTGTCCCCCAGTCCATcttcacacagcacagcaacTCAAGCAGCAAGTCAGGGGCGACGATTCCTGcatgggaagaaaaggaagatcaaagaaaccaaaaagaGAGAGCATAGTGCTGCATTTAAGACTATTCAGCATGTTTCAGCTACTGGAAATATATCTATTGAAGAGATTGATGCAGATGGGAAATTTGTCAGGCTTAAAAACCACTCTGCTGAG GATCAACCTCTACATGGCTGGGTGCTGAGACGACGAATTGGAAGCGTGGCAGATGTTACTTACAAGTTTCCTTCACGGTTCACTCTTCAGGCAGGCCAAGAAGTTACA ATCTGGGGTGCAGCTGCTGGTGTAAGCCCAGGTCCTAGTGATCTGGTCTGGAAGTCTCAGAGGTCTTGGGGAACTGGTGATAATATTGGTGTTACACTCATCACAGATGATGGTGAG GAACTCGCAGAGAGGAAGATAATGCTTGTACCCAGAGAAGAAAGTGAGCATGATGATGATTATGAAGACATAACTGGAAGTGAAGCAGAGTTTGCATCTCAG CAACTTTACAATACAGTTGTGTGCCATTTATG CAAAATGAAGATCCCAGCTGTTCTGTCATGTAACATGGACAACCATCTGAAAACACCTCTCAGTGCTAGGTGA
- the LOC107209405 gene encoding lamin-L(III)-like isoform X4, translating to MPWKIAGFRMGFAQNELENGNSKKESDLNLAQARLRDLDAQLNAKEADLATALNENRTLENELRELKDQVLSLNLSLEDTKKHLHSEMLRRVDLENHMKTLQEEMTFQKRLHEDELKETKRVHESRIAEVESGRQREFESKLSDALQGLRKQHEEQIQGYKEEMERTFNAKVENAQLDAARNSEFANAAREELMETQKRVDTLVSQVNQYQSQNVALESRIKELQNLLDYDRDLHRRRMAEKEEEMAQAQKQAQAQLEEYEHLLDVKLALDLEINAYRKMLEGEEQRLKLSPSPSSHSTATQAASQGRRFLHGKKRKIKETKKREHSAAFKTIQHVSATGNISIEEIDADGKFVRLKNHSAEDQPLHGWVLRRRIGSVADVTYKFPSRFTLQAGQEVTIWGAAAGVSPGPSDLVWKSQRSWGTGDNIGVTLITDDGEELAERKIMLVPREESEHDDDYEDITGSEAEFASQQLYNTVVCHLCKMKIPAVLSCNMDNHLKTPLSAR from the exons ATGCCGTGGAAAATAGCTGGCTTCCGCATGGGCTTCGCACAGAACGAGCTGGAAAATGG GAATTCcaaaaaagaaagtgatttaAACCTGGCCCAGGCTCGTCTGAGAGACCTCGATGCCCAGCTAAATGCAAAGGAAGCTGATTTAGCAACAGCCCTGAATGAGAACCGGACTTTGGAGAATGAGCTCCGTGAATTAAAGGATCAAGTACTCAGT CTGAATCTGTCACTGGAGGATACTAAAAAGCATCTCCACAGCGAAATGTTGAGGAGGGTGGACCTAGAAAACCATATGAAAACTTTGCAGGAAGAAATGACGTTCCAGAAGCGCCTTCATGAAGAT GAGctcaaagagacaaaaagagtCCATGAAAGCAGGATAGCAGAAGTAGAATCTGGTCGTCAAAGGGAATTTGAGAGTAAGCTCTCAGATGCTCTGCAGGGCCTCAGAAAACAACACGAAGAACAAATTCAAGGTTACAAAGAGGAGATGGAGCGAACATTCAATGCAAAG GTGGAGAATGCCCAGCTAGATGCAGCAAGAAACAGTGAGTTTGCCAATGCTGCTCGGGAGGAGCTGatggaaacacagaagagaGTTGATACTCTGGTGTCTCAAGTTAATCAATATCAAAGCCAG AATGTTGCTTTGGAGAGCAGAATAAAGGAGCTACAGAATTTGCTGGATTATGATCGTGATCTCCATCGAAGGCGTATGgctgaaaaggaggaagaaatggcACAAGCTCAGAAGCAGGCACAAGCACAGCTAGAAGAGTATGAGCATCTCTTAGATGTGAAACTGGCTCTAGACTTGGAAATAAATGCATACAGAAAGATGTTGGAAGGAGAGGAACAGAG GCTAAAGCTGTCCCCCAGTCCATcttcacacagcacagcaacTCAAGCAGCAAGTCAGGGGCGACGATTCCTGcatgggaagaaaaggaagatcaaagaaaccaaaaagaGAGAGCATAGTGCTGCATTTAAGACTATTCAGCATGTTTCAGCTACTGGAAATATATCTATTGAAGAGATTGATGCAGATGGGAAATTTGTCAGGCTTAAAAACCACTCTGCTGAG GATCAACCTCTACATGGCTGGGTGCTGAGACGACGAATTGGAAGCGTGGCAGATGTTACTTACAAGTTTCCTTCACGGTTCACTCTTCAGGCAGGCCAAGAAGTTACA ATCTGGGGTGCAGCTGCTGGTGTAAGCCCAGGTCCTAGTGATCTGGTCTGGAAGTCTCAGAGGTCTTGGGGAACTGGTGATAATATTGGTGTTACACTCATCACAGATGATGGTGAG GAACTCGCAGAGAGGAAGATAATGCTTGTACCCAGAGAAGAAAGTGAGCATGATGATGATTATGAAGACATAACTGGAAGTGAAGCAGAGTTTGCATCTCAG CAACTTTACAATACAGTTGTGTGCCATTTATG CAAAATGAAGATCCCAGCTGTTCTGTCATGTAACATGGACAACCATCTGAAAACACCTCTCAGTGCTAGGTGA
- the LOC107209405 gene encoding lamin-L(III)-like isoform X2 codes for MATALPPAPAGGSRSASRAAESPLSPARLSRLQEKEELRQLNDRLAAYIERVRALEADKSALQQRLSEHQAGSDRELGCLRLRYEAELADARRALDDIAIERATLQVELGKIGEEHRQLHVRNSKKESDLNLAQARLRDLDAQLNAKEADLATALNENRTLENELRELKDQVLSLNLSLEDTKKHLHSEMLRRVDLENHMKTLQEEMTFQKRLHEDELKETKRVHESRIAEVESGRQREFESKLSDALQGLRKQHEEQIQGYKEEMERTFNAKVENAQLDAARNSEFANAAREELMETQKRVDTLVSQVNQYQSQNVALESRIKELQNLLDYDRDLHRRRMAEKEEEMAQAQKQAQAQLEEYEHLLDVKLALDLEINAYRKMLEGEEQRLKLSPSPSSHSTATQAASQGRRFLHGKKRKIKETKKREHSAAFKTIQHVSATGNISIEEIDADGKFVRLKNHSAEDQPLHGWVLRRRIGSVADVTYKFPSRFTLQAGQEVTIWGAAAGVSPGPSDLVWKSQRSWGTGDNIGVTLITDDGEELAERKIMLVPREESEHDDDYEDITGSEAEFASQTKRRRKKKCCLVS; via the exons ATGGCCACGGCGCTGCCCCCCGCGCCGGCCGGCGGGAGCCGCTCCGCCAGCCGCGCCGCCGAGTCCCCGCTCAGCCCGGCGCGGCTGAGCCggctgcaggagaaggaggagctgcGGCAGCTCAATGACCGCCTGGCCGCCTACATCGAGCGGGTGCGGGCGCTGGAGGCCGACAAGTCGGCGCTGCAGCAGCGGCTGAGCGAGCACCAGGCGGGCAGCGACCGGGAACTGGGCTGCCTGCGGCTCCGCTACGAGGCGGAGCTGGCCGACGCCCGCCGGGCGCTGGACGACATCGCCATCGAGCGGGCCACGCTGCAGGTGGAGCTGGGCAAGATTGGCGAGGAGCACCGGCAGCTGCACGTCAG GAATTCcaaaaaagaaagtgatttaAACCTGGCCCAGGCTCGTCTGAGAGACCTCGATGCCCAGCTAAATGCAAAGGAAGCTGATTTAGCAACAGCCCTGAATGAGAACCGGACTTTGGAGAATGAGCTCCGTGAATTAAAGGATCAAGTACTCAGT CTGAATCTGTCACTGGAGGATACTAAAAAGCATCTCCACAGCGAAATGTTGAGGAGGGTGGACCTAGAAAACCATATGAAAACTTTGCAGGAAGAAATGACGTTCCAGAAGCGCCTTCATGAAGAT GAGctcaaagagacaaaaagagtCCATGAAAGCAGGATAGCAGAAGTAGAATCTGGTCGTCAAAGGGAATTTGAGAGTAAGCTCTCAGATGCTCTGCAGGGCCTCAGAAAACAACACGAAGAACAAATTCAAGGTTACAAAGAGGAGATGGAGCGAACATTCAATGCAAAG GTGGAGAATGCCCAGCTAGATGCAGCAAGAAACAGTGAGTTTGCCAATGCTGCTCGGGAGGAGCTGatggaaacacagaagagaGTTGATACTCTGGTGTCTCAAGTTAATCAATATCAAAGCCAG AATGTTGCTTTGGAGAGCAGAATAAAGGAGCTACAGAATTTGCTGGATTATGATCGTGATCTCCATCGAAGGCGTATGgctgaaaaggaggaagaaatggcACAAGCTCAGAAGCAGGCACAAGCACAGCTAGAAGAGTATGAGCATCTCTTAGATGTGAAACTGGCTCTAGACTTGGAAATAAATGCATACAGAAAGATGTTGGAAGGAGAGGAACAGAG GCTAAAGCTGTCCCCCAGTCCATcttcacacagcacagcaacTCAAGCAGCAAGTCAGGGGCGACGATTCCTGcatgggaagaaaaggaagatcaaagaaaccaaaaagaGAGAGCATAGTGCTGCATTTAAGACTATTCAGCATGTTTCAGCTACTGGAAATATATCTATTGAAGAGATTGATGCAGATGGGAAATTTGTCAGGCTTAAAAACCACTCTGCTGAG GATCAACCTCTACATGGCTGGGTGCTGAGACGACGAATTGGAAGCGTGGCAGATGTTACTTACAAGTTTCCTTCACGGTTCACTCTTCAGGCAGGCCAAGAAGTTACA ATCTGGGGTGCAGCTGCTGGTGTAAGCCCAGGTCCTAGTGATCTGGTCTGGAAGTCTCAGAGGTCTTGGGGAACTGGTGATAATATTGGTGTTACACTCATCACAGATGATGGTGAG GAACTCGCAGAGAGGAAGATAATGCTTGTACCCAGAGAAGAAAGTGAGCATGATGATGATTATGAAGACATAACTGGAAGTGAAGCAGAGTTTGCATCTCAG accaaaagaagaagaaaaaagaaatgttgtttGGTTTCATGA
- the LOC107209405 gene encoding lamin-L(III)-like isoform X3: MATALPPAPAGGSRSASRAAESPLSPARLSRLQEKEELRQLNDRLAAYIERVRALEADKSALQQRLSEHQAGSDRELGCLRLRYEAELADARRALDDIAIERATLQVELGKIGEEHRQLHVRNSKKESDLNLAQARLRDLDAQLNAKEADLATALNENRTLENELRELKDQVLSLNLSLEDTKKHLHSEMLRRVDLENHMKTLQEEMTFQKRLHEDELKETKRVHESRIAEVESGRQREFESKLSDALQGLRKQHEEQIQGYKEEMERTFNAKVENAQLDAARNSEFANAAREELMETQKRVDTLVSQVNQYQSQNVALESRIKELQNLLDYDRDLHRRRMAEKEEEMAQAQKQAQAQLEEYEHLLDVKLALDLEINAYRKMLEGEEQRLKLSPSPSSHSTATQAASQGRRFLHGKKRKIKETKKREHSAAFKTIQHVSATGNISIEEIDADGKFVRLKNHSAEDQPLHGWVLRRRIGSVADVTYKFPSRFTLQAGQEVTIWGAAAGVSPGPSDLVWKSQRSWGTGDNIGVTLITDDGEELAERKIMLVPREESEHDDDYEDITGSEAEFASQQNEDPSCSVM; the protein is encoded by the exons ATGGCCACGGCGCTGCCCCCCGCGCCGGCCGGCGGGAGCCGCTCCGCCAGCCGCGCCGCCGAGTCCCCGCTCAGCCCGGCGCGGCTGAGCCggctgcaggagaaggaggagctgcGGCAGCTCAATGACCGCCTGGCCGCCTACATCGAGCGGGTGCGGGCGCTGGAGGCCGACAAGTCGGCGCTGCAGCAGCGGCTGAGCGAGCACCAGGCGGGCAGCGACCGGGAACTGGGCTGCCTGCGGCTCCGCTACGAGGCGGAGCTGGCCGACGCCCGCCGGGCGCTGGACGACATCGCCATCGAGCGGGCCACGCTGCAGGTGGAGCTGGGCAAGATTGGCGAGGAGCACCGGCAGCTGCACGTCAG GAATTCcaaaaaagaaagtgatttaAACCTGGCCCAGGCTCGTCTGAGAGACCTCGATGCCCAGCTAAATGCAAAGGAAGCTGATTTAGCAACAGCCCTGAATGAGAACCGGACTTTGGAGAATGAGCTCCGTGAATTAAAGGATCAAGTACTCAGT CTGAATCTGTCACTGGAGGATACTAAAAAGCATCTCCACAGCGAAATGTTGAGGAGGGTGGACCTAGAAAACCATATGAAAACTTTGCAGGAAGAAATGACGTTCCAGAAGCGCCTTCATGAAGAT GAGctcaaagagacaaaaagagtCCATGAAAGCAGGATAGCAGAAGTAGAATCTGGTCGTCAAAGGGAATTTGAGAGTAAGCTCTCAGATGCTCTGCAGGGCCTCAGAAAACAACACGAAGAACAAATTCAAGGTTACAAAGAGGAGATGGAGCGAACATTCAATGCAAAG GTGGAGAATGCCCAGCTAGATGCAGCAAGAAACAGTGAGTTTGCCAATGCTGCTCGGGAGGAGCTGatggaaacacagaagagaGTTGATACTCTGGTGTCTCAAGTTAATCAATATCAAAGCCAG AATGTTGCTTTGGAGAGCAGAATAAAGGAGCTACAGAATTTGCTGGATTATGATCGTGATCTCCATCGAAGGCGTATGgctgaaaaggaggaagaaatggcACAAGCTCAGAAGCAGGCACAAGCACAGCTAGAAGAGTATGAGCATCTCTTAGATGTGAAACTGGCTCTAGACTTGGAAATAAATGCATACAGAAAGATGTTGGAAGGAGAGGAACAGAG GCTAAAGCTGTCCCCCAGTCCATcttcacacagcacagcaacTCAAGCAGCAAGTCAGGGGCGACGATTCCTGcatgggaagaaaaggaagatcaaagaaaccaaaaagaGAGAGCATAGTGCTGCATTTAAGACTATTCAGCATGTTTCAGCTACTGGAAATATATCTATTGAAGAGATTGATGCAGATGGGAAATTTGTCAGGCTTAAAAACCACTCTGCTGAG GATCAACCTCTACATGGCTGGGTGCTGAGACGACGAATTGGAAGCGTGGCAGATGTTACTTACAAGTTTCCTTCACGGTTCACTCTTCAGGCAGGCCAAGAAGTTACA ATCTGGGGTGCAGCTGCTGGTGTAAGCCCAGGTCCTAGTGATCTGGTCTGGAAGTCTCAGAGGTCTTGGGGAACTGGTGATAATATTGGTGTTACACTCATCACAGATGATGGTGAG GAACTCGCAGAGAGGAAGATAATGCTTGTACCCAGAGAAGAAAGTGAGCATGATGATGATTATGAAGACATAACTGGAAGTGAAGCAGAGTTTGCATCTCAG CAAAATGAAGATCCCAGCTGTTCTGTCATGTAA